From the genome of Bombus vancouverensis nearcticus chromosome 4, iyBomVanc1_principal, whole genome shotgun sequence:
ACTAGATTAACAATACGTTCATTAGGAACAAAGACTTTTGCTTCTGTATGGTATTCTGGTAGAGATTCTGGTGCTCCTAATACTGGATCTACATCACATAAATTGGTAATCACAGCGTTTACATCTGTAGACGTTAGACGTTTTCTTTTGCTATGTTTTAATCTTGTTACACATTTCTAAAAATGAATTTCTATCAGCTTCATTCTAACGATAAACatgttttatatacatatattttttttaagagtaaatttaataataattccagatataataatatatgtataaaactaATATACATGTAGAACTTCTCTAAGTCGATACGAGGCATCTTCTGCGAGTCTTTTTAATAAAGAATCTGGTAAAGGATGCATTCCCAGTTCTTCTCCAATTGCAGATATCCAGTCTGTACTAAGAACAGCATATCTCCTTGTATTATTATCGTTTGtattgttgctgttgctgtctCCATTATTATTAACGAAAGGGTTACTATATCCTGAACTAGTTTGATTTGTTAACATCTCTTTCATGATTTGagattatacaaaatataaatatttcgtcTACAATGATTTTAAAACAATATGGCTGACGAAATGGAAATTGTATCACACATTATAATTTCTTCTAATTGTTTTACAAGATATATGtttttataacgtttaataaaaGGCGATAATCAATTAATTCGATATAAAAGTATCGGTTtcctttattaaattttatcaaaatcctATTACAAACTaaacaataaatgtaaatttgttacatatatacatattgtcAGACAGACGGATGTTATTTACACACAACATAGCAACTATAAAacctaaaaattaaaatttcgtcCTGAAGATGTCGCCATTACTCGCCagaagttttcttcttttcttgtctATTTTACGAAACAATACATCCTCCATCATTGTCACGTGAAAGCTGACGTTTCATAAAATTTCGAGAGGCACGTCGACCAATCGGAAGTGTCGACAAAATTTACGCACAGAAGTATTACTGACGTGTCCACGAAGCGGAGTCTACTTCAAGGGTTTATGATTATTCTCGATTTGTACAAGTACATTAGTTGGAAAACAACAGCATTTAACGAATTGTGTCTTATTACGGTGTATTTGTAAAGCAACGAAATTATGGCAGCAGTATTGAACACATTTGTGAACTCTTTCACTAAGAAATTGTACGTATATCTTTTCTGTTGAATATTTTTTGTCGAACTATGAACATTTCTATCGAGAAGATATTTTTCTCAGATTTacttttctataatttttactttaatattttccttcctattgatttttcattattattacatttatatcGCGATTTCTAAAATACATTGATTTACGATGATGTAACTAGGAAGTCGTTAAAGAAACGTTTCGTTTTATAAAAATCGACTGTATCTTTTTTGCGACGCAcctttgaataaaattatttatcgtgATATGCGTTTTTCTCTTATCTACGTTACTGGTATGTTGTGTGACCTTCaaacatgtatgtatattcGAGAACTTCATTAATGTGAATATTTTATGTAGTGAAACTtttttttgcgagcatagtaTGTATGACGTGTTACGAGTAAGTAAGTACATCGAGCGTGAATGTCTTTGTAAAGTTATAATTATACTTTTCTTTACGAATCGTCTTGAACTTTATTTTCTCTTACACCTTTTATtcgtttcttaaatctcatttaaactattaattttagCTATTGCTATAATCTTAATACCACACCCTATCACCTAAGACCAAAGTCTAAGACTATACTTgatgtatttataaaatttttcattttccttacAAAGGATTCCCAAATATGTAGAAAATGTGATAAAGATTTATGATTGCAGGGAACCCCCAGTTAGGCAACACTTGAAAAATGTCTATGGATGTCTGTCCATGTCAATGCTATCAGCTGCTGGAGGAGTTTACATTCACATGTTCTCAGAGCTCTTACGAGCCAATTTGTTAACGACTCTTGGTACATTGGGTCTGCTTTTTACTTTAATTAATACACCAGACAATGGAAAAAATCAAAAGTTACGACTTAGCTATCTCCTGGGATTTGCATTCTTTTCTGGGCTTGGTCTGGGTCCTTTACTTCAATTGGTTATGAGTGTCAATCCAACTGTTATAGTAACTGCACTGATTGGTAagttattgttatttaaatttatctttgaaaatgtatctattattattattacatattgtGATATCATGTTATGGTTATTGAACCATACCATTAAACTATATCAATGTTTAACATGATTATTTTTTCAGGAACAATTGTTATATTTGTATCATTCAGTATTTCCTCCCTTTTGGCTGAAAGAGGACGTTGGTTATATCTTGGTGGTACCTTAATTAGCTTGCTGAATATTATGGTTTTGTTTTCATTTGTCAATCTATTTTTACGTTGGACCATTTTCTACCAAGCCTATTTATATATTGGACTGTTTTTAATGTGTGGTTTTGTTATTTATGATACACAATTGATTATTGAAAAATACCACATGGGTAGCAAAGATTTCATTCTACATTCTCTAGATCTATTTGTAGATTTCGTCAACATTTTCCGTCACCTCCTCATAATCCTTACACAGAAGGTAAAAGTTAGAAacaatatatacaaatattattctatatgtcGTCCTAATTCTTAACTGTTCTAATTCCATTttgcaaaaaaatataattaatatatcttACTGGTACAAAGAATACAAATTTATGACAATTCTACTTAGAAAGCAACAAATATTCAATTCTTTTAAGTCCTAACTCATCACAATCATATTAATCTTCATAAACTTTGAACTCAATATACAAACTAATAGAGATAGAATAGTTAAGAACTACAATGACTATGTACAATGTAAATTTCCTAGTATGTAATAAGTGTGGGTTGCTGTGATGAAATGAATGTGAACTAATACTTATTATTCTTTTACTCTATTATAGGAGATATTAAAAGATCAACGTAAACGCAGAGATTAAATGAGAGCAAAGGAAGCTGTAAGATATCATACCATTCAAGTAAATCCATGAACTAGACGTCTTCATCTTATCTATCCATATGTAAAACGTATATTTACTATGataatatgaattaaaataatacagCTTATTCATTACATCGTAAAATTTTTAGGCATACGTTCGCCATAAAAACGCAATGTATTTGTTTCAAATTACTTAGTTATCATTTCtttttccaattatttattaggtttatatacatgtatacataaatagacataaatttattgtactatatttttatctttcaataaacaaaatttccCAGCGTCCCTAGTCTTTTTTTATGTCTAAAAATGGTATttgtaaatacaaaaaataatataagaTTTAGTGTTAGAGAATTGAAGtcttatttattaaaatgtaaCTTTACACATATGATGATCatttacatacgtatataaaaCACAAAAATTACACGTCACACATCGATTGttgtgaatatataaaaaatgttcGAGAAAACAAATCGATGATAATGAAGTGTAACACATGATTTCTGTGTTATGACAAATTTACATACATTAAGATTGTGTACAAATTGTGTACAGTACGTCAATAAGTGATTTATTTATCAATCActttataaattacatttagTAAGGGCGCTGACGATCCCTATCTCTGTCTCCTCGGCTGAAATGACACAAGAAAAATGAATGACAATTTGTTATTTTCAATGACACATCTAgtacaactaaataattataGGAACCAACCCTCCACCGCCTCTCATTGGACCACCTCGTCCGCCCCTTCCGCCCCTGTCTCCACCACGGAAACCTCCTCGACCACCCCTATCTCCACCTCGACCACCTCTGTCACTTCTGAAGCCTCCTCGACCACCTCGATCTCCACCACGATTTCCTCTTCCACCCCCACTGCTACTACCAGCACCTTCTGGTTTTAGACTTTTGCAGAGGTTACACTGGTCCCTCCAAGCAAAGTTTGTATTACCACATTCTGGATTGGGACACCtatttaaacaatataaaacaaatttataaaatatttaatttatagtagactatatatatatcattatatagaTAAAGTGAAACCGTACCTCCAATCTCCTCCACGACCACCTCCATCACGTCTAtcatcaccaccaccaccacgaTGATGATCATCTCTGTCACCGCCACCTCCACGGCTCCCAAAACCACCACTTCCACGACCTCGACCACCTCCACCACGACTTCCACCACTACGATTACCTTGCCAACTGCTTTTGTGCTGGGCAATTTGTACTTTTATAGTTCGACCTTTGAATTCTTTTCCATCAAACCAGTCTATCGCAGAACGCGCAGCATTCTGATCATCGTAAGTCACGGTAGCTTCGCCTTTCGATTTACCAGTGTTTTTATCTTTGTACATCCACACTTTGGGTTTTCCTGTCCGCTTGTCATTCTGTACACATTGAAAGATATTAAGGttaaatgtttatttatataatatactttGTGATTACTATCATTATTTGTATATAGTGACTTACCTTGATAATACCAATGGCTCCAAAGTGTTGACAAATTTCTTCTTCTGAAATTGAAGGATCCATACCAGATACAAAAATAGTATCTTCTTGTGTAACCATCCCATCGTTGCCACCACCGCGGTCACCGTAGCCCCCTGTAATTTGATAGGAGTTAACATTTCACCTAGCATAGTACTCCTTGAAGTAAGGAATAATACTTGCAAATCTACTGTCCCTAAACCTACTCAAGTCTAAGCTAACAAGTGGAAAACTTTTGTATCGGGTTAAAAACAACTAATAACACAGTACACCTTGGAGGAATGAAATTTTGCAAACCATTTGGAATTTTAATCTAGTatgcttttttttatattataagaaAATCCCATATAAATACCTCTCCCTAATGTATCCACATTTCATATttaagataattttaaaatggtAAGTAAACTTAAGCACtattattttaagcaattaaaTACTTTGTTCCTCTTTCTTCTTGTAGTATTACCAATATATTTAGAAGTTATTACTTATTGTAACAATGAAAATGTAATAACTCTTACTTTCTTTAATGACCATTACCCACAAATAGTGTTTCCAAGTGAAAAGAAACttcttttctattattatataccaaaaattttgtaatttatgtATGTTTAAAAACATACAATTACTTTGACATTAGTTTTTGTTTCAGGATACATAAATTTTGTCTTGCCTACTAATAAGTGATATCCCATGACAACACTTAAGCTTtcttaatttgttcatttattacaCCTCTATTATttgatatacatattattatgtCTTCAATACCTTGTATAAAATTATCAATTCAAAGGCTTTTTTTTCTGTTCGACCCGTGCAGTAACAAAAGTATTAGTACTCATTGGCCTAACATTCTTAGTAGCATATAACAATATGTAGAGAACACAAGGTTGCAGCTTAACATACAAAAGGGCTGcaacattatttttattcttaccaTTTCCCTATATTGTATTTTTGGGAAGCCTTGATTAATTAGGGATAGGTAGATATTTAATTCACCAGCTGCCTTTTATATTTGCTTAATATTATCCTgagttatattttaaaatattaagatATTGGAGTGTAAGCAGCACAAGTGCTGATTAAGGGTAAAGATTTTATACCTCtaaatgtttctttttatataaaacaactcGTACATAAACATGGTCGTttttatacatacacatatgaAACTTAATGTGCCAAGCGCATAGCGCATTTGTATTTCAAATTAGTATAATTAAGTGTGTGTAaccttttaaataaaaaataacgttACCTGCTcttgttataaatattataatatgtagAAGCGCATAAAAAATTAACACATATTTACTGAAAAAGCAATTGGTGATCAACGCAGTCTTTATGATGCTGCAGTAAAAAATATCATCACGTATTTTTACACCTTTTTTAAAACTAGATTGCTGAATTCTGGCAGAGTGTTAATTACCAGAGAAAATGAATCCCTAACAATGTTGCATAGCAGCCCTTTCATATAATACGAGTAACCGAGTAtttagattttaaatattagaGTGAAAGCTTGAATAGCACCAGACCAGTACAGACAGTCTGGTGCATTTACCTTTGTTATAACCACCACGGCCACCGCCACTGCTAAAACACAGAAGCAGATATACCAATGAGTTGACTCATGGACAGactgatcgatcgatcgatgcatGGCGAATCAAATGCTGCTCGCCACCTCTCTTCTTGATGTACCTACTGTCTAAATGTCGGTGGTCACTATATTACTTAAAACTACAGATAAGTCCCGTATATCGTCATGTTAGTCCGTTACGTCCGGCATGCAAAAATCGTGTTCTTTTTCTGCATAGCTGTTATTAATAACTTTGCGAGATATAAATTGGTCAGGACAATCCTGCGTAAGAGATTATCCTATTTGCGTCAAATGTACATGAATCTTCTATCTGAGTATTGACAGAGATTactacgtattaattaatatttgaagcatatatataataaaatcagTAGAGTAAAGATgggaataaaaaattatgaattacATTGGGTAAACAACTGTGATGTTAGTACAACATTAATATCCTATTACGAAAAATAGacaaaatatattaaagaaaCACCAATATATTCAATAAAACTCCAACTTATATAATAATACTATTTCTATTATATAAACTGCAATCTCTCtgttatatgaaactttaggcGTCTTTTGATTGTCTAGTCGATAACCCTAAGTAGTACTATTCAGACAACAGTGGCCCCAGTGGCAGTATAAACCGCTTTACAGGTATAATCAATACAAAACCATTATGTATACACATCATATTATCACTTAATGTAATATAAATCAGTATGTACCAGACATTATAACCATCTTACGTCATTTGTCATATACAACCTGTTTATACCTTTACCAGTTATACCTGTGTTAAACCTGTAGGCACACTTCAAACATATTAACGCCCAATGGGCATAAAGCCATTTGCAAAGAGACAACAAGTTTTCATTACTGTCATAAGAATTTCATTTCATACCTTGTTAACTTCAATGAATGTATTTACCTCTTCATTGATTAATATTGTTGATATATAATTCAACTTTTTTTTATTGGTCTTATATTTTTTTCGCttcattatatatgtatatataaaaaatacaagaaataaaCTTACTTGTAGCTACCGCCAGAGCGGTCACTGTATCCCCCGCGATCTCCATATCTACTGCCACCACCTCCTCCTTGACCTAtgtacataaacatatatatatacatatataacaaaTCATATCTTCAAAGTAAAAGTTACATTACATTTAAATTAgtcataatatttaaaatacctCCACCATAGCCTCCACCAGAACTATTACGATTATAGCCTCCACTGCCTCCACCTCCATGACCATAACTGCCACTATAATTGCCACTGCTACCATTTCCAGAGCCACCTCCACTGCCATAACTATTTGGGTAACTGTTTTGATTTTGTGATTGATTGTAGTCTTGGCCACCGCTGGAATTGTAACTGTTGTAACCGCTGCCATAATTGCTTCCACTATTTGGTGGTGGTTGACTATATTGATTGtagccaccaccaccaccaccactgcTAGAAGGTGGTGGATACGAAGTATCCTGACCACCAGAAGGTGGTGGCTGACTGTACTGATTGTATCCCTGTTGTTGGTAATTCGAATACTCTAGGGcacatataaaaaaaattaagcgTCATTGTAGAATTTGATAGAAATCTTTAATTGTTGTattaaactttaattaatatgacgcgaaaaatttaaattaaaaattatatttcaaagtTCAGATTTATTCTTATCATATATCATTTCATTagttaaatttttttatatttgactTTTTCTATTAGTAAATGTGTGCTTTGAAACAAATGTAATTCTTACTTCCATaacttaaaaatataattataattatagcaTGAACGAAAATTTATTCATGGTGCTAGCGGTGTAAATCATACTTCATTATGGGTTGAACAAAAATACGCGGGATAATGCAAATTGTgatgaaatattacaaaaatttagCTATTATATATaagatacatatattataagaatggcatttaaatatcaaattatACAAAATGGAGTAAAAAAGTAGGACGAGACGCTTGGGATGCCGATCGATAAGTTTACGCGAAAATGTACGGAGTCAGAAAATCAGGGTCGTTAAAATTTGTATCCTAGCCCATCATTTTACATAATTGTATACAATtacttatatttaaatatagttTCGAATAATAGTTTAATAACGCATTATAAATTAGATAAAATAGTAGAAGGAGCTTTAAACGTGGCAATATAACAAATTATAGTAGCACGCACTACTCAAGAAATTTCTTATTGAAAATATCCTCCTAGGTTGATAAAAAACCAATTTTCTGCTATTGTAAAGAGAATTACAggttttaatgtaaaaatttgaGGTTTTTTCACTTACGAGTGTCCGTCATCGTGTTTTCCTCCAACGATCAAATTGCTACACGGTACAAAAAGCACGTAATGGCGGGAATGGAGCGATTTTCCAACAACGAATCTGAACGGTCTTCGCTCAATGGTACAATGGTAGAATTTAGCGTCCCATTACCGGATATTGGCTATATCAACCGGAAGTCTTCTGTAATAGATGGCGTTGCTACTGAGTTGAATTTTAAACTGTTAGTTGACTATAGTagtattatttacaaattcttTGAAATTATGTACTGTTATATagcaaataatatttaattatcaatgtAATATTGCCAAAACTAATTTGTGAAAGATGTTtcacaaataattttaatattttgtcaAAAAATTTCATAAGGGAAAGAAGATAAAGAATAGACATCTTTATATTTcatgattttttttattaatttcgtaTCATAATGCTACATATATCTTAAATTCTCAATACAATGCATGATTTTAGTTTTGTTTTTGAACAAACTTGATAACATTTTAAGAATCatcataaaaaacatatttaatACAGTAACATTACTGCTGCCttctttaatatatatataatatttacatcaACAGTAATACACCAATATTTTCATACTACTAATTCGTCCATATTTATACCTTATgatttatcaatatttataaGGAATTGTCATTTTTTTATCAAAACGGCTATTGCTGAAATTAACTTTTGCTTGTGAATTGATAGACTCAATGAATCAAACAGTATATGTTGCACATGTATGTCTCGTAcctataatatgtaaatataaatacgtTCCTACATCATTGATTCTATGGTGCATACTAATAGTATACAATCTTCTAAGGAAACAATTTTACATCTTTAAACACGgtaaaaaaaagattaaagttttattatcaaaaatcaGATATCATATTTTGAAAAGCACGAATAATGGAAATAGATTTTATAGTATGTATAACTTCATAGTAATCGAAAAATTGCTTGATCAAAAATAATATGTCCATAACTTATATTCTATATGATAATTACCTATACATGTATGTTATTCTTAATGAGAAAGATAAATTTAATTGTTTCTACAAAAATTGTGATGTTAAATCAAATGTTAGATATAAACAGAAAAGGTGAAATTGAAGATCACGAATTGGAATGCTGAGATGGCGTTAAACCACCACTATATTCAGGGCTgtgtttttgtttttttctctttttctctttcttacgCTTTTTTCTAGCTTCTTTCTCTTCATCGTGtcgtttttgttttttatgctTTTTCTCATGGGTATCTGAACCGCCAATATCTGTTGCTGTTGCCTCTTGACCACTAGGTACTTCTCCtggtttatgtttatgttttttatgtttatttttgTGTTTTCTTTGTGGAGCTTGATTAACATAACGATATTGCTCTGGTagctacaaaaatatataagctTTTTATGCttgttatttgaatattttaattacttaattaacttttttgttataatataatTGCATTTACTTACAGGACCAGGATGTAAACGAAAACCAGCTAACTGAACACTGGTTAGTGGTATTAAATCTTTCCCTCCTATTGGAGGCTTTTCAATTACAGATCTTAATGAACTGAAATATGAAGTTACAATAATGATTATAGAGTATCTGAAATATATTGTCTAATATGAtacatacaaaattatattaaggTATATAGGTGTACCTATTATCCAAATGACCAGGTCTGTCTATAATTCCAGGTAAATTTggaagaaacgatgaaagttgttcttttaattttttcccaCTAAATTTGCTATAAGAATGTTCTAGTCCATAATAGGTCATTAAATTTGTTGCCCCAGTGAGTTCACTTTCTCctagaaaattttaataaagaattatatatttgtttatgaTTATAATTGTTATGATTTATAATTGTTTAAAACATATCGAAACAAAATGTTGATGTACCTGGGGGTTCCTTCATCAAGTAAAATGGCCCACTGTGTACAATGGAAGGATTTTTACCCAGGGAAATGGTTGTCTTAAGAGTCCCTGTTGAATCTTGACGTGAAACAACAGGGGATCGTGCACCCCTGGGTGATGACTTTGGTGAGTATTGTTCCACTTTGCTACGAAACTGATCGCCCATCATCATCCTTTAATTTTACTTCATGACAGCTTCACTATAATTAATAGGCCCTAGTAGAGAGCATTAATGATAGTTAAAATTTTCTTTGGTGAACCGATATATATTTACACTGTGTACTAAAAGATTCAAACAACTGATTACTATCATAAAATGTACAATGAACACATACTACAAATCACATACTAAGTCTACAATATGTTTAATGTTCTTCTAATTTTCTTTAACTCAATTGTACAAAATACGTGTAGTAACATTACACGTTTGAATTATCACCGCAATCTACTCTTCCATAAACTAAATAAGACGCTAAGTGATAGTTTTATTAGCATCTTGTCTCATTACTTATTTGGTTTTTTACCATTGACTAAGGACAGAATAGACGTGATATCATATGAGACTACGAGACTTCATGTCTCAtgttctgaaataccgatcATGCAAAAAATTGAATGTTTTAGTATTCTATCGTAtatgttatttataatttcatattaaaatttcgtttcaatGTTCGATCATAAATGTAATTTCATTCTACATTGAATCGATAACGCCGAAAATTACATTAGGACGATAAGACAGTCCTAAACCCCTGAAGTATACAACACAAAAATGAATTGGGTGTTaagtctattttatttctagtCTATGTTCTAACACAGTATGTATAGAACAGAATTATTATCATTTGTAACGAAGATCCATATTTTTAGTTTTCAAAGAAAAAGTTAATCAAGGTTTTATGTTATTACAATACTTAATTATGCATATACTGATGTAAACATTACAGATAAACTTATGTGTGCTAATTTGTCTAAATTCATCATTTCTCCAGGTATCCTCGCTAACCTTAATAAACTATTTCTTTCATCTTCATTTATTATCGAAGCACTGTTCTgttcaaacattttttattttttattttctcataTTCATACATGATATAATACACCCAAAAATCTATACTCTGTACACAGTTGTTCCTAAATCAAACATATACAGagtatttatgtatatagataAGAAACTATATGCAAAGGAAACTTATCATAAATTACATGATTAAAAAGTTCGACAAAATTAAAGTACtatataattaaagtttagtaaaaaaaattataaatttatatgctTTATTTGTACTTATTTTTGTCCTTTTCGTATATCTTTTTATTCATGCCACTttgatttttaaagaaatatttgaagaGTATATGCATGTAAAACATTTtctttcgatatattttttcaGTATATTTCTGATtggtatcttttctttttctataattgtgaaaaattaaagatgtatgttatataatgtacgttatgtagtacagaatttatttcatattttactcacataaatttatttaaattactgTTGTATATAAGTGAACAATAGTAAGGTTATGTTTACATAATCATCTATAGATAAATCTAATCGTTCATAAAATTCTTTATAAAATTGATGGTTAGTATCCTgtgtatttttaattcttctgaAAGTAAGTTTTGTATTAATTgtgcaatattaatattacgatACATTAAAGTTACATCCATTGGTATATGACCGGCTCTGTTTTTCCGATTTGATTTGCTCACTTCTCAATAAGATAACtgtataatttcaaaatttaaaacttaatttaaaaatgttatataaatattttattttcacagtTACTAAcataattaatttcatattttctgtcATAGGTGATATATATAACGGCTTGTGTAAACCCATAAAATCTGTTGTATCTGCAATTTTTCGAAATAGAAAACCAAGTATTTCTATATCCTATACCTTTCATGTACAGAAAGTAGCTTTAAGAAATAAACCTAATGAAATTTGATTTGATTTAGTATGAATGAAACAATAGTTCTGCGAAGAAATTTGATTCCATCAATTTTATGAATACTTTTAAATCGATTGTACTCATTTATCCCTAATTTACTCATTGTACTCAcgcaatattaataatttaatcatAGGAAGGGAAGATCTTCATATGACACTAGTATACAAAGGGCTTTCATAAAAGAcatcataaatatttacaaGTGCACCATTTCTTAATAATAGGGAAGCACTTTTAATATCCTTTCAAAGAGCAGCATAATGCAAAGGATATCTACCTAAATTATATTACAGCATTATTTTGAAATAACTTTCCAATTGCATTTTTATATCTAAGAAAAGTAGCTTTGTGAAGGAATGTTAATCCTgtatagaaatatatacatatatatgtatatgtaattttttttaaccaattttagattattaatttaaattagtaGTGTATTTATTAATGCATAATcataatgtaaattaaaaaaagtaaaataagaaaaatctgAATAGTTTTTTTGTAAAGTAATTGTCTAGCAAATTGATATCtataatgaatattttttataatacgaAATATCAATTCTGTTTAACGATTAACTAACCATCTATTGTTTCTGCTTCAATGTTAATGGGTGATTGCAAAGCAATTGAATAAGTTCTGTGTCATTATGACTGCAATATCCAAACGAGTTAATCATGTCTTCTACAATTGACATCTGCATGCTAAATAAAaccatttataaaattaatattagatGCATCTAACCGTACTCtctattaattaaaattggtggttaagaatttttatatttgagAGAGCGCTTCTCTTGCCATGTGCACCTGACGAATGGTATAAACTAGTAATTATTTCTAACATTGTCGTTTATCGACTTTGGCCAACTTGCAGAATTGACTATTACGATACGACGTCGCTTActcatttattataatatttattcgaCGATGCTCAAAAGAATTTAAAGGTTAATATTAGcacaaataaaacaaaagatgTAGACCCGATCGTAGATCTGTTCATGACACGATGTACACGAGTGACACGAC
Proteins encoded in this window:
- the LOC143302567 gene encoding LOW QUALITY PROTEIN: uncharacterized protein LOC143302567 (The sequence of the model RefSeq protein was modified relative to this genomic sequence to represent the inferred CDS: inserted 1 base in 1 codon; substituted 5 bases at 5 genomic stop codons), with translation NLGRYPLHYAALXKDIKSASLLLRNGALVNIYDVFYESPLYTSVIXRSSLPMIKLLILHYCFIHTKSNQISLGLFLKATFCTXKVXDIEILGFLFRKIADTTDFMGLHKPLYISPMTENMKLIIYLIEKXANXNRKNRAGHIPMDVTLMYRNINIAQLIQNLLSEELKIHRILTINFIKNFMND